CTCGGTGGAACTTCTGATAGCCTAATAATTAGCGATTGGCTAACGGAAAAAGGACTCGATTTCTCACTATCGGTTGCAACAGATTACGGTGAAACACTTGCAAAACAGCATGCCAAAAAAGTATTTTGCGGGAGATTATCCAAAACAGAAATGCTAGCAAAGTGGCAAACAGAAAACGTAACTGCTGTCATTGATGCGACCCATCCTTTTGCAACGATTGTTTCTGAAACAGCCATGGAAGCTTGTCTAGAAGCAGCTATCCCATACATTCGCTTTGAAAGAACAAGTGAGCAAGCGGAAAATACATTTTTAGTCGCTAATATTGAAGAAGCATGTACAACTGCTAACAAACTGGGAGAACGGATTTTCCTTACAACCGGAAGCAAAAATTTACCAGAATTTGTCGAACGCTTAACAGGTAAACATCTTATCGCACGCATTTTACCAGTGTCAGATGTGATTCGTTCTGCGGAAAATTTAGGGTTAGTTGCGGATCAGTTAATCGGCATGAAAGGTCCTTTTACGAAAGAAGCTAATAAAACGCAACTAGAAATGACACAAGCAGATGTTTTAATTACAAAAGAAAGTGGCAAACAAGGTGGTTTTCAAGAAAAACTAGCGGCAGCAGCAGAATTAAACATTCCGGTCGTCGTTATCCGCCGAAAAATTTTAAACTACCCAATCGAAATAAATCATGTAACAGAACTACCAGAAATTTTAACACAATGGGAGGTCTACTAATGGGAAAAGTCATATTAATCGGTGCCGGTCCTGGAGATGCACAGCTACTGACAGTAAAAGGCCTAGCCGCACTTCAAAAAGCAGATGTCATTGTCTATGATCGTTTAGTCGAACCGGCAATGCTTCAAGAACGAAAATCAAGTTGCAAACTCATTTATGTTGGAAAAGAACCATTACATCATCCAATTCCACAAGAGGAGATCGAACAAATACTTGTTAGAGAATCAAAAACAAATGATCTAGTAGTACGCTTAAAAGCAGGTGATCCGTATGTGTTTGGTCGTGGTGGCGAAGAAGGAGAAACGCTTTATCAAGCAGGAATTCCATTTGAAGTTATTCCGGGAATTACTTCGGCGATTGGCGGTTTGGCTTATGCTGGAATTCCCGTGACCCACCGTGATTTCGCCTCGAGCTTTCACGTAATTACTGGTCACTTAAAAAAAGGCCGCGACCCACTTGATTGGGAAGCATTAGCGCGGTTAGAAGGAACGCTTATTTTTCTAATGGGAATGACTAACCTGCCCAATATTTGCGCGAACTTGCTGCAAGAGGGCCGTAACCCAGAAACAGCCGTCGGAATTGTTCAATGGGCCTCGCGCGGGAAACAACTAACTGTCACTGGAAACTTAGCAACTATTGAGCAAAAAGTAGCAGAATCTGGTATTTCCTCACCGGCACTTATTGTTGTAGGGGATGTTGTAACTTTAAGACCACAATTGAACTTTTTTGAAGAATTGCCTCTTTTCCATACGAAAGTTTTACTACCAAGAGCACGCAAAGGCAAAAGTATGCTCGCGGAAAATATTCGTGATTTAGGCGGCGAAGTAACCATGTACCCAAACATCCAAGTACTCGATATCGCTCCAACAAAAACTGCTGGACAACTCGCGGAATATCAAGAACTACTTTTCACCTCCAAAGAAGCA
The nucleotide sequence above comes from Listeria ivanovii subsp. londoniensis. Encoded proteins:
- the cobK gene encoding precorrin-6A reductase — its product is MIFVLGGTSDSLIISDWLTEKGLDFSLSVATDYGETLAKQHAKKVFCGRLSKTEMLAKWQTENVTAVIDATHPFATIVSETAMEACLEAAIPYIRFERTSEQAENTFLVANIEEACTTANKLGERIFLTTGSKNLPEFVERLTGKHLIARILPVSDVIRSAENLGLVADQLIGMKGPFTKEANKTQLEMTQADVLITKESGKQGGFQEKLAAAAELNIPVVVIRRKILNYPIEINHVTELPEILTQWEVY
- the cobA gene encoding uroporphyrinogen-III C-methyltransferase, whose translation is MGKVILIGAGPGDAQLLTVKGLAALQKADVIVYDRLVEPAMLQERKSSCKLIYVGKEPLHHPIPQEEIEQILVRESKTNDLVVRLKAGDPYVFGRGGEEGETLYQAGIPFEVIPGITSAIGGLAYAGIPVTHRDFASSFHVITGHLKKGRDPLDWEALARLEGTLIFLMGMTNLPNICANLLQEGRNPETAVGIVQWASRGKQLTVTGNLATIEQKVAESGISSPALIVVGDVVTLRPQLNFFEELPLFHTKVLLPRARKGKSMLAENIRDLGGEVTMYPNIQVLDIAPTKTAGQLAEYQELLFTSKEAVERFFNYLASINSDVRSLKNTHLTAIGKQTKEAFTEKGIIPDSFIKRRSQELILEHAPRFKANQSSLIIGSVLDTAEVQTMLAGIETVQTMPLYDMRPVTERPFDLECFDQICFSSSRAVHNLLAVLTTEEKALLQQKTILSIGKFTSATLASFGFTNYYEAENATPESFIELIQKTKLEGVLQ